The genomic interval CGATGTTGTCCCGGAGCCGTCGCTCCATCTGGGCCTGCACCTTCCCGCTCTTGACGCCCACGTCGGCGTGGCGGACGAGGACCGTGTCGGCTCCCGGCGGTCGCATGGTCGGGGGTAGACACGAGGCGGATAAACGGCCTTCGATTGGGATTCGGGGAATCGGGCCACGAGTTTGTCAGCGGTAGCTCGACCGGAGGGGTCGAGGCGAGGGTGTACCGGTGAAGCTCGCGACGGCCGTCGCCGAGGAGACCGCACAGCACCGCACCACGAACCTCCCCAGCCGATTCCCTCGCTCCTTGCGGTCGCTCAGTCATCCCTCGCGCGGAAATGGCGCGGCGCGAACCACGCGCCGCGCCAGCGCGCGCCGAAGAAACGCTGGCCCTGCCGAGACACGCTGGTCGGCCTCAGAACGTGCTCAGTTCGCCGTCGATGACGCGCTGGGTGATGGCGGTCACGTCGGCGAGTTCGCGGTCGACGATGTCGACGACGTCGTCCTCGATGTCCGACAGCAGGACGCCGTCCTCGGTGACGACCTGCGCGTCGGCGACGTGGGGCTGGTCGATGGGGCGGCCGATCTGGCTGAGCAGGCGGATTCGGAGGTCGCGGATGCCGTCGACCTCGGCGACGACCTGCTCGGCGATCTGGGTCCCGAGGAGGTTGTATATCTTCCCGATGTGGTTGACGGGGTTCTTGCCCGAGGTCGCCTCCATCGACATCGAGCGGTTGGGGGTGATGAGACCGTTCGAGCGGTTGCCCCGACCCACGGAGCCGTCGTCGCCCATCTCGGCGCTGGTGCCGGTGGTGGTGAGGTAGATGCTGTCCTCGCCGTCGCCGTCTCCGTCGGCGGTGTTGACGTAGACCGTCACCTCGCGGTCGGTGTACTCGCGGGCGACCTCGCCGACGAACTCGCGCACAGCCTCGACCTCGGCGTCGTAGTCGTCGCGGTCGGAGACGTACTTGTCGATCATCGCCGCGGCGACCGTGATGTCGATGTCGTCGCCCTCGCGCTTGCCCATGATCTTCACGTCCTGACCCAGCGCGGGGTGGTCGTCGGCGAACTCGCCGTTGAGGCGGCGCTCGGCGTTCAGCACGATGCGCTCGGTCTCGGTCAGGGGCGCGTGGCCGACGCCGAAGCTGGTGTCGTTGGCCATCGGGACGGTCGCGCCCTCCTCGCCGAAGACCTCCCTGAGGTCGCCGCTGCCCTCGCCGAGTTTCACGTCGACGATGATGTCGGTTCCGAGGTCGAGTTCCGGGAAGTTCGACCCGAGGTACTCGCGGGCCGCCCGGAGCGCGATGGTCTCGGTCGGGATGGTCACGTCGCCGTACTCGCTGGTCGCCCGGCCCACGATGAGCAGGTAGATGGGTTCGACCATCTCGCCGCCGCCGAACTCGGGGTTCGCGCGCCCGGCGACCAGCTGGGTCTCGTCGGTGTTGTAGTGGAGCACCTTCCCCACGCGGTCGAGATAGGCCTGCGCCAGCGCGCGCGAGACGCTCTCGGCGATGCCGTCGCAGATGGAGTCGGGGTGTCCGAGCCCCTTTCGCTCGACGATCTCTATCTCCTGGTCCTCGACTGCGGGGCGGTCGATGGGTTCGACCTGAATGTTCCTGTCGGTCATTGTTTACTCTTTCCGGGCGGTGGATTCTATAACTTGCGAAAACGAAGATGGGTGTCGGTGATTACCACCGATTATCCCGAACCCCGGCAGTACTCGCGGCTACTCGCTCCCGTCGGCGTCTTTTTCGAGCAGGAGTCCGAGATACGAGGTCCGAATCTGGTCGCCGGGGTCGAGACCGAGGTCGCGCAGGACCGCGAACGCGCCCTCGCGCGCCGACTCGATGTCGTCCTCGGCTTCGGTCTCGACCTCGACGAACTCCCCCAACCCCTCCACCGAGTCGAGCGTGACGGTGTAGCCCCCGACCGCGAACCGCTCGCGCTCCTTGCGCACGGTCGCCGCGGGGTCGAACCCGAGCGCCGAGAGGATGGCGTCGGCCGCGTCGCCGTCTTCGACCGCGGTCTCTATCTCTCGGCGGGTCTTGGATTCGGCCTCCACGAGCGGTCCCTTGTAGGTGAGTTCGGTGGCCTGCTCGCCCTCGGCGGGCGTCTCCTCGCGGACCCGAAGCGCCTCGTCCGTCTCGGCGAACTCGCGGTGCGGGGCGTCGTAGTAGGTGTCCTCCTGAGCGACCTCGTTCACGGAATCGGCCCCGAGTTCGGCGAGTCGCTCGCGGACCGCGTCGTGGTCGGCGCGGACCTTCACTTCGACCTCGTACATCTCGTGTCTCTCTGGGGGCGTCGGGGTTTTCGGGATTGCGTTTTCGCGTGGGGATGAGAGGTTCGTTCGCGGGAGAGGTGGCATCGACCGACTGGCACAGCGCGACAGCGAGACCGGGCAGTAGCTAGCTAGCTACTCCCGGCACCTATGAAGACCGCACCGCGACCGCACTGCGCCCCGTGCCTCCCCGCGTCTTCGTGAGCGGAGCGAACGAAGGCTCGTGGGAGCTTCGCTCCCGCGGCGCGCGTCTGCGCGCTCGGCGAGCGCGCAGACGCGGCGCATCCTGATGGATGGTCGAATCGCGCGAAACTCGGAGAGAGCGAACGACAGCGAAGGGAGCGAACGAGAGCGGAGACAGAAGGGGAAAGAGAGGAG from Halorussus salilacus carries:
- a CDS encoding methionine adenosyltransferase; the encoded protein is MTDRNIQVEPIDRPAVEDQEIEIVERKGLGHPDSICDGIAESVSRALAQAYLDRVGKVLHYNTDETQLVAGRANPEFGGGEMVEPIYLLIVGRATSEYGDVTIPTETIALRAAREYLGSNFPELDLGTDIIVDVKLGEGSGDLREVFGEEGATVPMANDTSFGVGHAPLTETERIVLNAERRLNGEFADDHPALGQDVKIMGKREGDDIDITVAAAMIDKYVSDRDDYDAEVEAVREFVGEVAREYTDREVTVYVNTADGDGDGEDSIYLTTTGTSAEMGDDGSVGRGNRSNGLITPNRSMSMEATSGKNPVNHIGKIYNLLGTQIAEQVVAEVDGIRDLRIRLLSQIGRPIDQPHVADAQVVTEDGVLLSDIEDDVVDIVDRELADVTAITQRVIDGELSTF
- the cyaB gene encoding class IV adenylate cyclase; this encodes MYEVEVKVRADHDAVRERLAELGADSVNEVAQEDTYYDAPHREFAETDEALRVREETPAEGEQATELTYKGPLVEAESKTRREIETAVEDGDAADAILSALGFDPAATVRKERERFAVGGYTVTLDSVEGLGEFVEVETEAEDDIESAREGAFAVLRDLGLDPGDQIRTSYLGLLLEKDADGSE